The genomic window TCTCCGGATCTGTCGGTCAGCGGGAGTCGTCGGGAGTGTCGGACTCCGTGGCCGGTGTCTGTTCCGGGGCGCGCGGCGCCCTTGGACGAGGCGTCCGACGCTGGACACCAGGCGTACCCGGACCCGCCGAACCACTCCCGACCTGCCCGTTGTCGTCCGCTGCCGGCCTCGACCGTGGAACCCGAGGCGCAGTGCCCGGCGTCCCGTTCTCCGAGGCCGTCTTCCGTGGCCGTGGGGTTCGGGGCCGTGGAGACGGCTTGGGCTTGACCCGTTCTCCGGGCGCGATCCCGCCCTCGGCCACCGGATTCTCGATCCGGTTGTCGACCACCGAAGCCGTGCCGGCTCGCCGCTCGCTCGGCGCCCTCTCCCCGACGCCCAGCCCTGCCTCGGTGCTCTGACCAGGTTCGGCGTTCTGCTCTTCAGACTTCCTCACGGTCTCCGCGGCTTCCGTGGTCGGGTCACCTTCCTCGCGCGTGGAATGAAACGGTGCGGTGTCGATCACTGTGGGCGGGGCGGATTCCCCCCGGGCGAGGGGCGGATGACCGGTACCGATCACCGCGTACACCTCCGGCTTCTCGGTCCGCAGTTTTTTGCCCCAGACGATGCCGAGGATCAGGACCAGCAGGAAGGACAGGGTCGGCGACCACACCTTGGCCAGGTTGTCGCTGCCCAGCAGATCGCCGAAGAACGCCACCGTGATCAGCAGCACGATCCAGAGGAAGACGGTGGAGATCCACGGGGCGATCGAACGCCGCCAGCGGATCTCCGAACTGGGGGTCCGGCGGAAGAACCGGACCACCGCGACCGAGGCGATCGTCATCAGGATCAGGACGCCGAGGCCGCCGGAGACGGTACCGAAGAAGAACAGGTCGGTGGTCGGGTTCCACGCCCCGATCGCGAAGATCAACAGCGCTACCAGGGCCAGCGCGGACTGGGCGAGGGAGGCCGCCACCGGCACGCCCTGCCGGGTGACCGCCAGCGCCGGGGGGAGCACACCCTCACGCGCGACGGTCAGCACGTACCGCGCGACGGTGTGGTGGAAGGCCAGCATCGCGGCGAACAGGCTGGTGGCGAAGAAGATCCGGCCCAGATCGATGATCACCGACGGCAGGTAGGGCTCGGGCAGGAAGAAGAACAGGTCGTTGAGGTGGTTTCCGGCGATCGCGACGATCTGGTCGGGCCCGGCGACGACCGACATCGCCCACGCGGTGCCACCGTAGAGGAACGCCGCCACGATCAGGGTGAACCCGATGGCCCGGGCGATGGTCCGGCGTGGATCGCGAGCTTCGGCGGCATACACCAGGGGCGCCTCGAATCCCACCATGCCCGCAATCGCGGCGACCAGCAGCGACACACCGCCCGCGCTGGCGATCAGTGCGGGGTTGAGGGTGTCGAACGTGACCGTCCCCCCGGCCGGGTTACCGATCATGACCGCGTCGAAGATCAGCACGATCAGCACTTCCGCGCAGACCAGAACGGTCAGGATGCGTGCATTGAGATCAATGTCGATTCGTCCGAGAACCGCGATGACCGCCCACCCGATCAGCGCCAGGATGATCCACGAGATCTCGATCCCGAAGATCGCCAAAGCGTGATGTGCGGCCACACCGAAGGCCCCGTAGAGACCGATCTGCATGGCGTTGTAGGCGAGCAGCGCGACGAAAGCGGTGCCGACCCCGAGAGGCCGGGAAATTCCGATTGCCGCGTACGCGTAGAAAGCGCCACTGTTGGGCACATGCCGGGCCATCGCGGCAAGTCCCACCGCGAAGATCCCGAGAACGGCGGCGACCAGCATGTACGCCACCGGAATGCCTTTCTCACCCACCTGTCCGTACCCCAGCGGCAGGGCTCCGGCCACGACGGTTAGTGGGGTCATGGCTGAAACCGCGATGACGAAGATCGGCCACGTGCCGAGCTTCCGCTCCGGCTGGGGCATGGCGCCTCCCGTGAAATCCAGCAGAGAATCGAAGACCGACTCCATAATGACCTTTAAATCGAATGATCGACATAGAGAAAAGTCGATCTTGATTCGTCTTTCCCTCCGGCTTCAACTACGCCCGCCCCGGCCGCTCGGTTCAGCACTGCCGGATCCCAAAGTTTCACCCGGTCAGGGGTGGGGTACTTTGCCCGGATGCCACTCGGACCCCAGCCGCAAGGCCGCCGCGGCACAGTCGAGGAGCCGTACAGCCCTCTCAACCTTCGACTGGCTCTGGCCGCGTTCGGCTTGGTGGTGTGCACGGTCCTGTCAGCGCTGTTGTTCCGCGCCGGCTGGACCGTCGCCGGTTGGCTGCTGGCAGCGTGGGCGGTCGCCG from Actinoplanes derwentensis includes these protein-coding regions:
- a CDS encoding APC family permease, producing the protein MESVFDSLLDFTGGAMPQPERKLGTWPIFVIAVSAMTPLTVVAGALPLGYGQVGEKGIPVAYMLVAAVLGIFAVGLAAMARHVPNSGAFYAYAAIGISRPLGVGTAFVALLAYNAMQIGLYGAFGVAAHHALAIFGIEISWIILALIGWAVIAVLGRIDIDLNARILTVLVCAEVLIVLIFDAVMIGNPAGGTVTFDTLNPALIASAGGVSLLVAAIAGMVGFEAPLVYAAEARDPRRTIARAIGFTLIVAAFLYGGTAWAMSVVAGPDQIVAIAGNHLNDLFFFLPEPYLPSVIIDLGRIFFATSLFAAMLAFHHTVARYVLTVAREGVLPPALAVTRQGVPVAASLAQSALALVALLIFAIGAWNPTTDLFFFGTVSGGLGVLILMTIASVAVVRFFRRTPSSEIRWRRSIAPWISTVFLWIVLLITVAFFGDLLGSDNLAKVWSPTLSFLLVLILGIVWGKKLRTEKPEVYAVIGTGHPPLARGESAPPTVIDTAPFHSTREEGDPTTEAAETVRKSEEQNAEPGQSTEAGLGVGERAPSERRAGTASVVDNRIENPVAEGGIAPGERVKPKPSPRPRTPRPRKTASENGTPGTAPRVPRSRPAADDNGQVGSGSAGPGTPGVQRRTPRPRAPRAPEQTPATESDTPDDSR